One stretch of Pomacea canaliculata isolate SZHN2017 linkage group LG11, ASM307304v1, whole genome shotgun sequence DNA includes these proteins:
- the LOC112575658 gene encoding fibrinogen-like protein A, whose product MWMVEHCSLGETESHEREGFAVNPASVKGTTTLQTLFTSVVDQNGLSAIHLLTWSGPEDPRLRVELVTESGTYWAEYDYFTLYDPGRNYSLGAGGYSGTAGDAFSGIYPDPFQTYDRNKHSCVTYTNGPWWYKSDCASNANLFSPDKLYMTWADIGRVTFSEMKIKPN is encoded by the exons ATGTGGATGGTTGAACACTGCAGCTTGGGAGAGACTGAAAGTCATGAGCGTGAAGGGTTTGCTGTCAACCCTGCTTCTGTCAAGGGGACAACAACCCTACAGACATTGTTCACAAGTGTCGTTGATCAGAATG gcctGTCCGCGATTCACTTACTGACATGGTCTGGACCAGAGGATCCGCGCTTGAGAGTGGAGCTGGTGACTGAGTCAGGGACATACTGGGCGGAATACGACTATTTCACTTTGTACGATCCTGGCCGTAACTACTCACTTGGTGCGGGGGGCTACTCGGGTACCGCAG gagatGCGTTCTCAGGTATTTACCCAGACCCGTTTCAAACCTACGACCGAAACAAGCACAGCTGTGTTACATATACTAATGGCCCCTGGTGGTACAAGTCTGACTGTGCCAGCAACGCTAACCTCTTCAGCCCTGATAAACTTTACATGACCTGGGCTGACATCGGCCGCGTGACGTTCTCGGAGATGAAGATAAAGCCAAACTAA
- the LOC112575328 gene encoding tenascin-like isoform X2 has product MLRFFIFLLSLAPFVLTEGTESCKGTECQPNTWHNVRCSTDDDCDQPNTTCYKRVCRCHPGYFYTTHDTCTDTCSPDDMQDSFTEYPDSALRANLIGSEDGLTVEDCKGRCQTNKTCLTFDFKASGGLCRLHGVTSRHSPSQWSPKTSKGWTHYQRSCNSIFASRDNWHNLLCNSKIDCTDINSDCLSGRCLCRPGFMFNQAKKECVVTSELKKWHNTSCSTDDDCDAHHAECYKRVCRCHPGYFYTTHDTCTDTCRPDDMQDSFTEYPDSALRENLIDRRDGLTVEACKGRCQTNKHCLTFDFKASGGLCRLHNVTAHESPSDWSPKTSKGWTHYQKSCKSTFASHDNWYNLLCNSRVDCHHPHSDCLSGRCLCDSGLYFSQERKECVFARYCVDLVGTGAKSGVYTIWLPYYNGPLRVWCDMDTAGGGWLVIQRHHYYVYNPDEFVDFNRNFEQYEQGFGNISGEFWLGDGLTASSGHPFQTYDRNQYRCVTYSVGAWWYPRDCAGEANLNTPDKIHMFWAYIYQLKFSEMKVKPHSLR; this is encoded by the exons ATGCTGCGATTCTTTATATTTCTACTCTCACTTGCTCCTTTTGTGTTAACCGAGGGGACAGAAAG TTGCAAAGGCACTGAGTGTCAGCCAAACACTTGGCACAATGTAAGATGCtcgacagacgacgactgcgatCAGCCAAACACCACGTGCTACAAACGTGTCTGTAGGTGTCACCCCGGGTACTTCTATACCACACACGACAcgtgtactgaca cttgtagcccagacgacatgcaggacagcttcacagagtatcctgacagcgctctacgtgcAAATCTCATTGGTAGCGAGGATGGACTCACTGTGGAAGACTGCAAGGGCAGGTGTCAGACTAACAAGacttgcctcacctttgatttcaaag CCAGTGGAGGTCTGTGCCGGCTTCATGGTGTCACCTCTCGTCATTCCCCCTCACAGTGGTCTCCTAAGACGAGCAAAGGCTGGACTCACTACCAGAGATCATGCAACTCCATTTTTGCCTCACGCGATAACTGGCACAACTTATTGTGTAACAGCAAGATTGATTGTACTGACATAAACAGCGACTGTTTGTCAGGACGATGTCTATGTCGTCCAGGCTTCATGTTCAATCAAGCAAAGAAGGAGTGTGTTgttacaa gcgaGCTGAAGAAGTGGCACAACACAAGCTGCtcgacagacgacgactgcgatgCGCACCACGCCGAGTGCTACAAACGTGTCTGTAGGTGTCACCCCGGGTATTTCTACACCACACACGACAcgtgtactgaca cttgcagaccagacgacatgcaggacagcttcacggagtatcctgacagcgctctacgtgaAAACCTCATTGATCGCCGGGATGGACTCACTGTGGAAGCCTGCAAGGGCAGGTGCCAGACAAACAAGCattgcctcacctttgatttcaaag CCAGTGGAGGTCTGTGCCGGCTTCATAATGTCACCGCTCATGAGTCTCCCTCCGACTGGTCTCCTAAGACGAgcaaaggctggacccactaccagaaatCCTGCAAGTCCACTTTTGCCTCACACGATAACTGGTACAACTTATTGTGTAACAGCAGGGTTGATTGTCATCACCCacacagcgattgtttgtcaggaCGATGTCTATGTGATTCAGGGTTATACTTCAGTCAAGAAAGGAAGGAGTGTGTTTttgcaa ggTATTGTGTAGACTTGGTGGGAACAGGCGCCAAGAGTGGTGTGTACACCATTTGGCTACCATACTACAACGGACCTCTCAGAGTGTGGTGTGATATGGACACTGCGGGCGGAGGCTGGCTG GTCATTCAGAGACATCACTACTACGTATATAACCCAGATGAGTTTGTTGACTTCAACCGGAACTTCGAACAATATGAACAAGGTTTTGGTAACATCTCTGGAGAGTTCTGGCTGG gagatGGGTTGACAGCTAGTTCCGGACACCCGTTTCAAACCTATGACCGAAATCAGTACCGCTGTGTCACATATAGTGTAGGCGCCTGGTGGTACCCGCGTGACTGCGCCGGCGAAGCTAACCTCAACACCCCTGATAAAATCCACATGTTTTGGGCTTACATCTACCAGCTGAAGTTCTCGGAGATGAAGGTTAAGCCACATTCTCTGAGATGA
- the LOC112575328 gene encoding tenascin-like isoform X1, whose protein sequence is MLRFFIFLLSLAPFVLTEGTESCKGTECQPNTWHNVRCSTDDDCDQPNTTCYKRVCRCHPGYFYTTHDTCTDTCSPDDMQDSFTEYPDSALRANLIGSEDGLTVEDCKGRCQTNKTCLTFDFKASGGLCRLHGVTSRHSPSQWSPKTSKGWTHYQRSCNSIFASRDNWHNLLCNSKIDCTDINSDCLSGRCLCRPGFMFNQAKKECVVTSELKKWHNTSCSTDDDCDAHHAECYKRVCRCHPGYFYTTHDTCTDTCRPDDMQDSFTEYPDSALRENLIDRRDGLTVEACKGRCQTNKHCLTFDFKASGGLCRLHNVTAHESPSDWSPKTSKGWTHYQKSCKSTFASHDNWYNLLCNSRVDCHHPHSDCLSGRCLCDSGLYFSQERKECVFARYCVDLVGTGAKSGVYTIWLPYYNGPLRVWCDMDTAGGGWLVIQRHHYYVYNPDEFVDFNRNFEQYEQGFGNISGEFWLGLDAIFLLTSFGPEDLRLRVELVTESGTYWAQYDYFILHGPFLNYSLDARRYSGTAGDGLTASSGHPFQTYDRNQYRCVTYSVGAWWYPRDCAGEANLNTPDKIHMFWAYIYQLKFSEMKVKPHSLR, encoded by the exons ATGCTGCGATTCTTTATATTTCTACTCTCACTTGCTCCTTTTGTGTTAACCGAGGGGACAGAAAG TTGCAAAGGCACTGAGTGTCAGCCAAACACTTGGCACAATGTAAGATGCtcgacagacgacgactgcgatCAGCCAAACACCACGTGCTACAAACGTGTCTGTAGGTGTCACCCCGGGTACTTCTATACCACACACGACAcgtgtactgaca cttgtagcccagacgacatgcaggacagcttcacagagtatcctgacagcgctctacgtgcAAATCTCATTGGTAGCGAGGATGGACTCACTGTGGAAGACTGCAAGGGCAGGTGTCAGACTAACAAGacttgcctcacctttgatttcaaag CCAGTGGAGGTCTGTGCCGGCTTCATGGTGTCACCTCTCGTCATTCCCCCTCACAGTGGTCTCCTAAGACGAGCAAAGGCTGGACTCACTACCAGAGATCATGCAACTCCATTTTTGCCTCACGCGATAACTGGCACAACTTATTGTGTAACAGCAAGATTGATTGTACTGACATAAACAGCGACTGTTTGTCAGGACGATGTCTATGTCGTCCAGGCTTCATGTTCAATCAAGCAAAGAAGGAGTGTGTTgttacaa gcgaGCTGAAGAAGTGGCACAACACAAGCTGCtcgacagacgacgactgcgatgCGCACCACGCCGAGTGCTACAAACGTGTCTGTAGGTGTCACCCCGGGTATTTCTACACCACACACGACAcgtgtactgaca cttgcagaccagacgacatgcaggacagcttcacggagtatcctgacagcgctctacgtgaAAACCTCATTGATCGCCGGGATGGACTCACTGTGGAAGCCTGCAAGGGCAGGTGCCAGACAAACAAGCattgcctcacctttgatttcaaag CCAGTGGAGGTCTGTGCCGGCTTCATAATGTCACCGCTCATGAGTCTCCCTCCGACTGGTCTCCTAAGACGAgcaaaggctggacccactaccagaaatCCTGCAAGTCCACTTTTGCCTCACACGATAACTGGTACAACTTATTGTGTAACAGCAGGGTTGATTGTCATCACCCacacagcgattgtttgtcaggaCGATGTCTATGTGATTCAGGGTTATACTTCAGTCAAGAAAGGAAGGAGTGTGTTTttgcaa ggTATTGTGTAGACTTGGTGGGAACAGGCGCCAAGAGTGGTGTGTACACCATTTGGCTACCATACTACAACGGACCTCTCAGAGTGTGGTGTGATATGGACACTGCGGGCGGAGGCTGGCTG GTCATTCAGAGACATCACTACTACGTATATAACCCAGATGAGTTTGTTGACTTCAACCGGAACTTCGAACAATATGAACAAGGTTTTGGTAACATCTCTGGAGAGTTCTGGCTGG gcctAGACGCGATTTTCTTACTGACATCGTTTGGACCAGAGGATCTGCGCTTGAGAGTGGAGCTGGTGACTGAGTCAGGGACATACTGGGCGCAATACGACTATTTCATTTTGCACGGTCCTTTCCTTAACTACTCACTTGACGCGCGGCGCTACTCGGGTACCGCAG gagatGGGTTGACAGCTAGTTCCGGACACCCGTTTCAAACCTATGACCGAAATCAGTACCGCTGTGTCACATATAGTGTAGGCGCCTGGTGGTACCCGCGTGACTGCGCCGGCGAAGCTAACCTCAACACCCCTGATAAAATCCACATGTTTTGGGCTTACATCTACCAGCTGAAGTTCTCGGAGATGAAGGTTAAGCCACATTCTCTGAGATGA